A single genomic interval of Polyangia bacterium harbors:
- a CDS encoding ABC transporter permease, translating into MSAAGFAPPRSVAGRIVAALVGRDLRRFFRQPSRVVGSLAQPLILWAVLGAGLGGSFRVAGAGGVSYLQYFYPGTIVLTVLFTAIFSTISLIDDRHHGFLQAVLVAPVSRTALVLGKTLGGVAIAMLQGLALLLLSPLAGFSLLAINWPLVIGALALAAVGFCALGFAMAWWIDSTQGYHALMSVALIPLWMLSGAMFPPAGGSRWISVLMAADPMTYAVSAVRRGCYGAVVPAGLVPATSSAPLDLSVVAVFALLAVIGAAALCRRRA; encoded by the coding sequence GTGAGCGCTGCCGGGTTTGCGCCGCCCCGCTCGGTCGCCGGCCGCATCGTGGCGGCGCTGGTCGGACGTGACCTGCGGCGGTTTTTTCGCCAGCCCAGTCGCGTCGTCGGTTCGCTGGCGCAGCCGCTGATCTTGTGGGCGGTGCTGGGCGCAGGTCTCGGCGGCAGCTTTCGCGTGGCGGGCGCGGGCGGAGTTTCGTACCTGCAATATTTTTATCCCGGCACCATCGTGCTGACGGTGCTTTTTACCGCGATTTTCTCGACGATTTCGCTGATCGACGATCGGCACCACGGGTTTCTGCAGGCCGTATTAGTGGCGCCGGTGTCGCGCACCGCCTTGGTGCTGGGCAAGACGCTGGGAGGGGTGGCCATCGCCATGCTGCAAGGATTGGCGTTGCTGCTGCTGTCGCCACTGGCGGGATTCTCTTTGCTGGCCATCAACTGGCCGCTGGTGATCGGCGCGCTGGCGCTGGCGGCGGTGGGTTTTTGCGCGCTGGGGTTTGCCATGGCCTGGTGGATCGACTCCACGCAGGGCTATCACGCGCTGATGAGCGTCGCCTTGATCCCGCTGTGGATGCTGTCGGGCGCGATGTTCCCGCCGGCGGGCGGCAGCCGCTGGATCAGCGTCTTGATGGCCGCCGATCCGATGACCTACGCCGTGTCGGCGGTGCGCCGCGGATGCTACGGCGCGGTTGTGCCCGCTGGTTTGGTGCCGGCCACGTCGTCGGCGCCGCTGGATCTGTCGGTGGTGGCGGTGTTCGCCTTGCTGGCGGTCATCGGCGCGGCGGCGCTGTGTCGCCGGCGCGCTTGA